The following are from one region of the Sandaracinus amylolyticus genome:
- a CDS encoding vWA domain-containing protein: MIVPFLYVLRSQKVPVGTTEVIQLARALEAGLHDSSLDGFYHVARAILVHSEAHYDAFDQAFAHHFRGAELQAKELRKELLDWLEEAVERPDELSDEERAMLEQYDLETLKRMFEERLNEQTERHDGGNRWIGTGGTSPFGNSGAAPRPGIRVGGRGGGRSAVQIAQRRAWQGYRDDLTLDVRQMQVALRKLRAFAREGAEDELDIQGSIDATAKNAGELEVVLRPPRRPNVRVLLVMDVGGSMEPYAHLCSRLFSAASKATHFKELRHYYFHNCVYGHVYEDEKFTKPKKVRDLLAECGPHYKLIMVGDALMAPYELLQSGGSIDLGDENRVEGIRWLQTLQEHFERSCWLNPEPEKYWSGNTIEYVKNVFDMFPLTVHGLGEAVGHLTKGKGLRKAG, from the coding sequence GTGATCGTCCCCTTCCTCTACGTGCTCCGCAGCCAGAAGGTGCCGGTCGGCACCACGGAGGTCATCCAGCTCGCGCGCGCGCTGGAGGCAGGGCTGCACGACTCGTCGCTCGACGGCTTCTATCACGTCGCGCGGGCGATCCTCGTGCACTCCGAGGCGCACTACGACGCGTTCGATCAGGCGTTCGCGCATCACTTCCGCGGCGCGGAGCTGCAGGCGAAGGAGCTCCGCAAGGAGCTGCTCGACTGGCTCGAGGAAGCGGTCGAGCGCCCCGACGAGCTCAGCGACGAAGAGCGCGCGATGCTCGAGCAGTACGACCTCGAGACGCTCAAGCGCATGTTCGAGGAGCGCCTGAACGAGCAAACCGAGCGGCACGACGGAGGCAATCGCTGGATCGGCACCGGCGGGACTTCGCCCTTCGGCAACTCGGGCGCAGCGCCGCGACCTGGCATCCGCGTCGGGGGCCGTGGTGGCGGGCGCAGCGCGGTGCAGATCGCGCAGCGCCGCGCGTGGCAGGGCTATCGCGACGATCTCACGCTCGACGTGCGACAGATGCAGGTCGCGCTGCGCAAGCTGCGCGCGTTCGCGCGCGAGGGCGCGGAGGACGAGCTCGACATCCAGGGCTCGATCGACGCGACCGCGAAGAACGCGGGCGAGCTCGAGGTGGTGCTGCGCCCTCCCCGTCGTCCCAACGTGCGCGTGCTGCTCGTGATGGACGTCGGCGGCTCGATGGAGCCCTACGCGCATCTGTGCTCGCGCCTCTTCAGCGCGGCGAGCAAGGCGACGCACTTCAAGGAGCTGCGCCACTACTACTTCCACAACTGCGTGTACGGCCACGTCTACGAGGACGAGAAGTTCACGAAGCCGAAGAAGGTGCGCGATCTGCTCGCGGAGTGCGGCCCGCACTACAAGCTGATCATGGTCGGCGACGCGCTGATGGCGCCCTACGAGCTGCTCCAGTCGGGCGGCTCGATCGATCTCGGTGACGAGAACCGCGTCGAGGGGATCCGCTGGCTGCAGACGCTGCAGGAGCACTTCGAGCGCAGCTGCTGGCTCAACCCCGAGCCCGAGAAGTACTGGAGCGGCAACACGATCGAGTACGTGAAGAACGTGTTCGACATGTTCCCGCTGACGGTCCACGGGCTCGGCGAGGCAGTGGGCCACCTGACCAAGGGCAAGGGGCTCCGCAAGGCGGGCTGA
- a CDS encoding AAA family ATPase — translation MSEFLRFHGTDSYLTNEALEAAVNCALVLQRPLLVKGEPGTGKTLLAEAISAALGLRLLTWHVKSTTRAQDGLYVYDTVQRLYDSRFGDGDVKDIRRYIKYGPLGQAFASKERVVLLIDEVDKADIEFPNDLLHELDRMRFRVNETDDEVAASHRPVVIITSNNEKELPDAFLRRCVFHFIDFPDQELMKRIVAVHHPEVDTQLVDHALRVFYELRDMKRLRKRPSTSELIDWIAVLRASGLSDVRLEGKVPFLGTLLKKEQDLATLADQLAGGRRFRS, via the coding sequence ATGAGCGAGTTCCTGCGTTTCCACGGGACCGACAGCTACCTGACCAACGAGGCCCTCGAGGCCGCCGTGAACTGCGCGCTGGTGCTCCAGCGGCCGCTCCTCGTGAAGGGCGAGCCCGGCACCGGCAAGACGCTGCTCGCGGAAGCGATCTCGGCGGCGCTCGGCCTCCGTCTGCTCACGTGGCACGTGAAGAGCACGACGCGCGCGCAGGACGGCCTCTACGTCTACGACACGGTGCAGCGCCTCTACGACTCGCGCTTCGGCGACGGCGACGTGAAGGACATCCGCCGCTACATCAAGTACGGCCCGCTCGGTCAGGCGTTCGCGTCGAAGGAGCGCGTCGTGCTGCTGATCGACGAGGTCGACAAGGCGGACATCGAGTTCCCGAACGATCTGCTCCACGAGCTCGATCGCATGCGGTTCCGGGTGAACGAGACCGACGACGAGGTCGCCGCGTCGCACCGCCCCGTCGTGATCATCACGAGCAACAACGAGAAGGAGCTCCCCGACGCGTTCCTCCGTCGCTGCGTCTTCCACTTCATCGACTTCCCCGACCAGGAGCTGATGAAGCGCATCGTCGCGGTGCACCACCCCGAGGTCGACACCCAGCTCGTCGATCACGCGCTGCGCGTCTTCTACGAGCTCCGCGACATGAAGCGCCTGCGCAAGCGCCCGAGCACGAGCGAGCTGATCGACTGGATCGCGGTGCTGCGCGCGTCGGGGCTCAGCGACGTGCGGCTCGAGGGCAAGGTGCCCTTCCTCGGCACGCTGCTGAAGAAGGAGCAGGACCTCGCGACGCTCGCCGATCAGCTCGCGGGCGGACGCCGCTTCCGCTCGTAG
- the hisS gene encoding histidine--tRNA ligase, with product MNDVLPEAIARWHRVERAFREISTRYGYTEVRTPIVEPTQLFVRSIGETTDIVEKEMYTFVDKGDDMLTLRPEGTASAVRAYVEHAVNGREPISKWSYVGPMFRRERPARGRYRQFWQAGVECFGDAGPFVDAEMIDMVVTMLASLGVQDLEVLVNSLGSGETRAKYKDALTAYLSPHRDRLSEDSQRRLGTNPLRILDSKSEGDKEICAGAPSLLEFLDDADRTHFEELQKSLDALGTRYRVEPKLVRGLDYYSRTLFEVQGRGGELGAQNTICGGGRYDGLVKELGGPDVPSIGFAAGIERILLVMGGEDRAPTIDVAVAVADAALRVDASVLLRDLRAAGLVADGDLRGQSLKSQLRRADKLGAKVVLVLGPAETERGVVQMKDLAAHSSNEVPRAEVVARVRDRVRESA from the coding sequence ATGAACGACGTCCTCCCCGAGGCGATCGCGCGCTGGCATCGGGTCGAGCGCGCGTTCCGGGAGATCTCGACGCGCTACGGCTACACCGAGGTGCGCACGCCGATCGTCGAGCCCACGCAGCTCTTCGTGCGCTCGATCGGCGAGACCACCGACATCGTCGAGAAGGAGATGTACACCTTCGTCGACAAGGGCGACGACATGCTGACGCTGCGGCCCGAGGGCACCGCGTCGGCCGTGCGCGCCTACGTCGAGCACGCGGTGAACGGCCGCGAGCCGATCTCGAAGTGGTCGTACGTCGGCCCGATGTTCCGCCGCGAGCGCCCCGCGCGCGGTCGCTATCGCCAGTTCTGGCAGGCGGGCGTGGAGTGCTTCGGCGACGCGGGGCCCTTCGTCGACGCCGAGATGATCGACATGGTCGTCACCATGCTCGCGTCGCTCGGGGTGCAGGACCTCGAGGTCCTCGTGAACTCGCTCGGCTCGGGCGAGACGCGCGCGAAGTACAAGGACGCGCTCACCGCGTACCTCTCGCCGCACCGCGATCGTCTGAGCGAGGACTCGCAGCGTCGCCTCGGCACGAACCCGCTGCGCATCCTCGACAGCAAGAGCGAGGGTGACAAGGAGATCTGCGCGGGTGCGCCGAGCCTCCTCGAGTTCCTCGACGACGCCGATCGCACGCACTTCGAGGAGCTGCAGAAGTCGCTCGACGCCCTGGGCACGCGGTATCGCGTCGAGCCGAAGCTGGTGCGTGGCCTCGACTACTACTCGCGCACGCTCTTCGAGGTGCAGGGGCGCGGCGGCGAGCTCGGCGCGCAGAACACGATCTGCGGTGGTGGTCGCTACGACGGGCTCGTGAAGGAGCTCGGCGGCCCCGACGTGCCGTCGATCGGGTTCGCCGCGGGCATCGAGCGGATCTTGCTCGTGATGGGCGGCGAGGATCGCGCGCCGACGATCGACGTCGCGGTGGCGGTCGCGGACGCGGCGCTGCGCGTCGATGCCTCGGTGCTGCTGCGCGATCTGCGCGCCGCGGGTCTGGTCGCCGACGGCGATCTCCGCGGACAGTCGCTGAAGAGCCAGCTGCGTCGCGCGGACAAGCTCGGCGCGAAGGTGGTGCTGGTGCTCGGCCCTGCGGAGACGGAGCGCGGCGTCGTGCAGATGAAGGATCTCGCGGCGCACAGCTCGAACGAAGTGCCGCGCGCCGAGGTCGTCGCGCGCGTGCGCGATCGGGTGCGGGAGAGCGCGTGA